A portion of the Gossypium arboreum isolate Shixiya-1 chromosome 8, ASM2569848v2, whole genome shotgun sequence genome contains these proteins:
- the LOC108469365 gene encoding putative cytochrome c oxidase subunit 6b-like yields the protein MSSTGAAVDPRNKMRARDVNRVARGEQAPRPVHEYGTVSAPPSPQSTSPPPAQNIAIKDMARKVAEGEEDVAPKASHCYDSYVEYHKCIKDKDAPQCDKLARHFRSLCPDEWIERWDEARAVGTFPAI from the exons ATGTCGAGTACGGGCGCCGCTGTAGATCCCCGCAATAAGATGAGGGCAAGAGACGTGAACAGGGTGGCCAGAGGTGAGCAAGCTCCTAGGCCGGTCCACGAATATGGCACCGTTTCGGCACCGCCTAGTCCTCAATCCACCTCGCCACCTCCTGCTCAAAATATAGCTATCAAAGACATGGCTCGCAAG GTTGCGGAGGGAGAGGAGGACGTAGCACCAAAAGCAAGCCACTGTTACGACTCCTACGTTGAATATCATAA GTGCATTAAAGACAAGGATGCTCCCCAATGTGACAAGTTGGCAAGGCATTTCCGGTCACTATGTCCCGATGAATGG aTTGAAAGATGGGATGAAGCGAGAGCGGTCGGAACCTTCCCTGCCATATGA